One Setaria viridis chromosome 5, Setaria_viridis_v4.0, whole genome shotgun sequence genomic region harbors:
- the LOC117855273 gene encoding uncharacterized protein — protein MERMGKVLKAWQKILFQDFFSLGTITTKNYETDEMQRPAEERATLEANRFSGYQKIILAGLGTMFWGTATNVIAHLEKKLVSAENLADWVHYSLAHWVSNSFIYGAFALVLMSLGLCASTFPSSSPLAAGMAGLGGWQAFVFTLGTFHMASLKYYSNTEECFYSFLGAFAVITVYWGFAAQDPLLLHIVAKSILWVISLPFFAVFFVLYYLLHLIMWFARDILKLGQCSCSCWSSLRNALSALFHLARGYQPPGQGQQAQP, from the exons ATGGAGCGGATGGGGAAGGTGCTGAAAGCCTGGCAGAAGATCCTGTTTCAGGACTTCTTCAGCCTTGGGACGATCACCACAAAGAACTACGAGACTGACGAGATGCAAAGGCCAGCTGAGGAA CGTGCAACTTTGGAGGCAAACCGGTTCTCTGGATACCAGAAAATCATACTTGCTGGACTGGGTACAATGTTCTGGGGAACTGCAACCAATGTCATTGCCCATCTTGAGAAGAAACTTGTTTCTGCAGAGAACCTTGCTGATTGGGTCCATTACAGTTTGGCTCATTGGGTGAGCAACAGTTTCATCTATGGTGCATTTGCTCTTGTCTTGATGTCGCTGGGACTATGTGCTTCTACATTCCCAAGCTCTTCACCATTAGCGGCTGGGATGGCTGGACTGGGAGGCTGGCAGGCCTTTGTTTTCACATTAGGCACGTTTCATATGGCTTCGCTGAAGTACTACTCTAATACTGAGGAATGTTTCTACTCATTCTTGGGGGCATTTGCTGTTATCACAGTTTACTGGGGTTTCGCCGCGCAAGATCCTCTG CTGCTCCATATTGTTGCGAAGTCAATCCTGTGGGTGATCAGTCTGCCATTCTTTGCTGTCTTCTTCGTTCTTTATTACCTTCTCCACTTAATAATGTGGTTTGCAAG GGATATTCTTAAGTTGGGTCAGTGTTCTTGTAGTTGTTGGAGCTCGTTGAGGAATGCACTTTCTGCGCTGTTTCATTTAGCCAG AGGATATCAACCTCCTGGACAAGGGCAGCAGGCCCAACCATAA
- the LOC140222775 gene encoding uncharacterized protein encodes MVHLLLTTEKTTVLLNGVSGPWIQCKCGLRQGDPLSPYLFLIVVDLLHRLVVHLKISLQHPLVDDLPYPVVQYADDTLLILRAIEDQVQRLKRILDSFAAATILHINFHKKLLLSTSKIPASVLNTMAIKAERAVPGWRAALLSRTGWLTLAKSVLMA; translated from the exons ATGGTTCATTTGCTTCTCACCACCGAGAAGACCACCGTCCTCCTCAATGGGGTTTCTGGCCCATGGATCCAGTGCAAGTGCGGGCTTCGCCAAGGGGATCCCCTGAGCCCCTACCTCTTCCTCATCGTCGTGGATTTGCTTCATCGGCTCGTTGTGCACCTAAAGATCAGCCTCCAGCACCCACTAGTGGATGATCTCCCATACCCCGTCGTTCAGTACGCCGATGACACCCTGCTCATCCTGCGCGCGATCGAGGATCAGGTGCAGCGGCTCAAGCGCATCCTTGACTCCTTTGCCGCAGCGACCATTCTGCACATCAATTTCCACAAAA AGTTGCTGCTCTCCACATCAAAGATCCCGGCAAGCGTCTTGAACACCATGGCCATCAAGGCAGAGCGCGCGGTGCCCGGGTGGCGCGCAGCGCTCCTCTCCAGGACAGGGTGGCTTACCTTGGCGAAGAGTGTATTGATGGCGTAG
- the LOC117855413 gene encoding probable staphylococcal-like nuclease CAN1, with translation MPGVMGTAPGHRRERRGSFHVRTGVAGKRVPPSTVLAYCIGAIALLASAGRTRAPKEFCLGSFWCISLTPVAYKPQGVKYELHTLHVDAKAVTDGDTITVYVNMANHPESGDVSQEVHKAATEWTKARVAKNCQRADALQKIILDGGYRQVPNTRGEQVLAKKYRIRLRGIDAPESLMPYGKEAKEELVRLVQGKTLKISIYDSDRYGRLVGDVDCNGVSVQEHMLKKGLAWHYTAYDHRMELSKWENQARVSRTGLWALPDPEKPWEWRKKKRSGTV, from the exons ATGCCCGGGGTCATGGGCACCGCTCCCGGTCATCGCCGAGAGAGAAGGGGATCGTTCCACGTCCGTACCGGCGTCGCCGGGAAGCGCGTGCCGCCGTCGACGGTGCTTGCGTACTGCATCGGCGCCATTGCCCTTCTCGCGAGCGCTGGCCGCACCCGAGCACCAAAG GAGTTCTGTCTTGGCTCTTTTTGGTGCATTTCGTTGACACCTGTTGCTTACAAACCTCAAGGGGTTAAGTATGAGCTGCACACTCTCCAT GTGGATGCTAAGGCTGTAACTGACGGTGACACAATCACCGTGTATGTTAACATGGCCAATCATCCAGAGTCTGGTGATGTGTCCCAGGAAGTGCACAAAGCGGCCACTGAGTGGACCAAGGCACGGGTGGCCAAGAACTGCCAGCGAGCTGATGCTTTGCAGAAGATCATACTGGATGGGGGATATAg GCAGGTTCCTAACACGAGAGGCGAACAAGTTCTCGCAAAGAAGTACAGGATTAGGCTAAG GGGAATCGATGCACCAGAGAGCTTGATGCCTTATGGTAAAGAGGCGAAAGAGGAGTTGGTGAGGCTGGTGCAGGGAAAAACATTAAAGATTTCCATATATGACAGTGACCGATATGGTCGATTAGTTGGAGATGTTGACTGCAATGGGGTTTCTGTGCAG GAACACATGCTGAAGAAAGGGCTTGCATGGCACTATACTGCTTATGATCATCGGATGGAGCTCAGCAAG TGGGAGAATCAGGCACGGGTGAGCCGAACAGGATTATGGGCTTTGCCAGATCCAGAGAAACCATgggaatggaggaagaagaagcgcagTGGGACAGTGTGA